The nucleotide sequence GGCACCTAGTAAAATAATAAATGCTTGACGAGGCAATACATAGGATAAAACAGCAGTTAAAGATAAGACTAAGCTGCTCACTCCCACTGCATAGATAGGTACGCCCTGCTCATTAGTTTTCATAAATAAGGCAGGAGCCTGTTTTCCCTTCCCTAAAGAATACAACATCCGAGATGCGCTATACATTGAGGAATTTAAGCCCGATAGAGATGCCGAAAGTACAATAAAATTTAAAATCATTCCAGCGTAAGGTATTCCATAGCTTTGCAACACTGTGACAAAAGGGCTCTGGGCTGTGGAAATCTGTTGCCAAGGAACAAGGAGCATTAAGAATAATATGGCCAGTACATAAAGGGCAGTCACAGTGCCGGTTATAATATAGATAGCCGGAGGTAAATCTCTTTCCGGCCGATTAGTATCAGCCACAGCCAGCCCAATGATGCCTGTTCCGGTAAAAGAAAATAACACAATGAGCATGGCTGCAAATAAACCATTGAACCCATGAGGTAAAAAATCATTTAGGGAGGTAAAGCCGTGGCTGGAAACGTTTATTTCAAAAGGAAGCAGCCTCAATACGGCTAAAATACCAAAGAGTATAAAAAGCACTAAACTAATTACTTTCACAGAAGCAAGCCAAGTTTCAATTCTACTTAAGCCTCGCACATCGGTAAAATTAAAAATAGTCATGATCAAAGCAAAAATTAGACAAAAGATCCACAGGGGAACTGTCGGAAACCAAAAAGAAGTATAAATGGCTGCAGCAGTAACTTCGCTAGCCATACCTAAAAGACCGCTGCACCAAAACATCCAACCGTTGACAAAGCCTACGCCTGGGCCAAAGACTTCCGCAGCATGAACTCGAAAAGAACCTGGCGCTGGATTAACAATAGACATTTCGGCAATAAACATTACCTCCAGCAACATAATAAACCCTCCCAGCAAATAGGCCAAAAGGGCTCCTGGCCCTGCTAAAGAGATAACGGTACCGCTGGCTAGAAAAATGCCTGAACCAATAATATTTCCCAGGGCCATAACCACAAGATGCTTTAAGTCAAAACCTTGCAAAGACTGCTGCTTTTCCAAATATTTTTCACTCCTACAAATTTGCCTTTCACCATAAAAGTGTCCAATTACAGCTAGAAATATAATGTAAAAAAATAGCAACAATAGAGTCGCGGGAGCTGAGGGCCTGCAGAGAGCAGCACTGCAGATAGAGCAGTGCTAGAGCTACTCAGACAAAATAGGATCTGATTTCGGCGCTTGAACATCTTTTCCAAGTTTTTTTAGCTCAAAATAAACAAAGGATGCAGTTAGCATAACCGACAGTAAATCAGCAAGAGGTGCTGTCATCCAAACCCCCTCTGCACCCCAAAAACGAGGTAGAATAAGTAACAGGGGTATAAATAATAATAACTGCCTGGAGAGGCTTAAGATAGCAGATTGGACTGCTTTCCCAACTGCTTGGAAATAATGGGAGCCAATTATTTGAAAACCAACTACAGGAAAAAGTGCTAAATATACATGCATAGCGTGGATAGTCAGAGTTGTCAGTTCAGTATCCCCTTTACTAAAGAGGCCAACAATTTGGCTAGGCCAAATACTAATCATCAAATAACCGATTAAAGCTATACAGGTACCGGCTATAGCTGCTTTTTTAAAAGTTTCTTTAACCCTGTCAAACTGCTGTGCCCCATAATTATAACCAATAATAGGCTGTGCCCCTTGGCTTAATCCTAAAATGGGCATGAACAAGAGAGTGGAAATACTCAGCATAATTCCCACCGCCGAAAGGGCCAAATCACCACTATAAAACATTAATGTTTTATTTAAAATCAACTGCTGAATACTATTGGCAACCTGCATAGCGAAGGGCGCGAAACCAATGGTCATAATGCTTACTAAAACAGGTCCTTGCAGTTTTAAGTTTTTTAGCCTTATTTTCACCAAGCTTCTGCCGATAAAGAAATAACTTAAGACCCATGCTGCTGAAATAAACTGGGCAATTACAGTTGACAAGGCAGAACCTTTAATCCCCATTCCTAATTTAAAAATAAAAATATAATTGAGAATACCATTAATAACTGCTCCAATGATCTGGGTGCTCATAGCCATTTTAGGGTTACCTTCAGCCCGAATAAAATTATTCATGCCCATACTAATTGAGCCAAAAACAGAACCCAACATAATAATGTGTACAAAATCTTTGGCATAGGGAAAGACAGCCGGACTAGCCCCAAAAACACTTAAAATAGGTTCTGTAAACAGCAGAACAAAAACTGTCAGTATAGCCGGCAATAGAATTAACATGGCCATAGCATTACCTGCTACTTTTTCAGCTTCTTCCTTTTTTTGTTCCCCCAAACGAATGGAAATAAGGGCAGTGGCACCAATCCCAATTAAAACGGAAACTGCCATCAATATAATCATAATTGGGAAGGCAACTGTAGTAGCGGCAATAGCCATAGCTCCAACTCCACGTCCTACAAAAATTCTATCTACAATATTATATAGGGAATTAACTAACATCCCGATAATAGCAGGTAGTGAAAAACTAAACAACAAACTGCCTATCTTTTGGTCTTGCATTGCTTCTGAACGATCCATAGTAAAACCCCTTTTTATAGTTTTTGCAAAAAATTAACTACGCTTTTTAAATTAAGCATAAAGTCTTCTATTTCTTCCGGACTAACCCCGTGAAAAATATTCGAAAAGCCGCTGGTGAGCTCTTCAATAGCTTGGTCCATTTGCTCTCTTCCAGCCCTAGTTAGAAATAACAAGGTTTTTCTCCGATCATCAAAGTCTACCACACGTTTGACGAGACCCATTTCCTCCAACTGATCAATAATTGTAGTCAGCCCTCCCTTTTCTAGGTCCAGCATTTTACCTAATTCTGTAGCAGTTAAGCCATCATGCTGGTATAAAATGTGAATTGTTTTGCCATGATTTTTCTTTAGTTTAGGTTCAAATTGAAAATGTCGCCGAAAATGTGCAATAAATTTTTCATGAAAAATACCCATAAACTTAAACATAAGTGAATGCAATTCCTTAGCTTGTTCCAGTTCCATTACAGCACCTCTTAAGTAGTCATATTCCCAACGGTCATAATTATGACTGTTAGAATTATTACTATATTTTAGCTAAGAACTAGAGCACTGTCAATGTGGCTGTAGATAATAGTATAGACTCCTGCCCCGGCATTCAGCGATCGTAGGTATTTACTAGGCGCTGAAGCATCATATTTACTGCTTTTTGACTTTTAGGCAGCCAAAAACCAGCTGCCATTATTGGAAGCCGGGATTAATTATTCTCAGGATAAAGCTAATTAAATCTAAAAAAGGCAGCAATTAAGCCGCCTTTATTTCATTTCCATCCTTCCCAATCTGCTTTCTTATCAATATACAATTGGCCTGTAGTGTCCAGCTGAGCTACAAATACTCTTTCGGGGCTAGTAGAAGGCAATTTTTTAAAAGCAGGGATTTTATTTAAACACCTTCAATCTTAAACTTGCAAATTCTTTATTTTGCTATTAAGAATTTTAGCTAAGCTCTCAAATTCCTCAAAAAATACAGCTATAATATCTCCTTTTTGAGCATATTCCAGAGCTTTAATTAAAGCTATCTCTTCCTCTAAAATAATTTCTAAAAAGGGATTTTTTTGAGCTGCTGCTTCGTATAATAAATTAGCTACCTCTGTCCTTTTCCTTCCACGAAGATTTTTATCTTCTTTAATAATTAAATAGTCAAAAGATTCCCCGCACAGTTCACCTACTTGCCTAATATCCTCATCTCTGCGGTCACCAGGTACTCCAATTACTCCGATCATTCTATTTGGTTGAAGATTTTTGATTCCTTCAATAGTAAATTTATAACCATCAAAGTTATGTCCATAATCTAAAATTACTTTAAAATCTTTAATTTCATAGATATTAAATCTTCCAGGGTTTGTCCGCTCATCAGAGTAAAAACTCTGCATACTTGTCTCAATTTGTTCCAATGGCAGTCCAAAAGCTTTTAATGCTCCAATAGCTGCTAAGCTGTTATAAATGTTATGTTTTAAACTGCCGTTGAGAGTTGCTGGAATATGTTGTACTTTAATAATTTTCTGAGCAACATGCCCGTTGGAGTAATAGATGTACTCCCCACTTTGGTAGATAACTTCTCCTCCATTTTGGACATGTTGTAATAAATAAGGATTTTGAGGCCGGGTTGAGTATAAAATAATGTTGCTTTGGGCTTTTTCTTTCACCTTCATAACCCATTCATCATCCGCATTTAAGACACATGTCCCATTTTTATGCACTGCTTCAATCACTAAGGATTTAACATTTAACAAATCTTCCAAGGAGTTAATATTATCTATTCCTAAATGGTCATTAGTTAAATTTGTAAATACTGCAATATCCGCTTTTTCATAAGCTAAGCCATCCCTCAAAATTCCTCCGCGAGCAGTTTCCAAAACGGCTATATCCACCAGCCGATTATTTAAAACCTTCTTAGCACTTCTGGGTCCAGTAGTATCTCCGTATTCTAAACAATTATCATTAAAATATATACCGTGGGTTGTTGTCATCCCAACATTATATTTAGCCTTTTTTAAAACATGCCCGATCATTCTAGTAGTTGTAGTTTTGCCATTAGTTCCGGTAATGGTAATTAAGGGAATGGAAGCTGGCTTCCCTGGCGGATAAATCATGTCCAAAATAGGAGCAACAATATTTCTGCTTTTCCCTTTAAATGGTTTTAAATGCATTCTAATTCCAGGTGCGGCATTAACTTCAATAATTGCTCCCTGATTGGTTACTAAAGGAATTGCTAAATCGGGGCTAATAATATCTATTCCGGCAATATCCAATCCGATAGCCTTGGCCGCTCTTTCTGCCAGCTCTTTATTTTGGGGGTGAATTAAATCTGTACAATCAATAGCCATACCTCCTGTGCTCAAATTAGCATTAGCCCTTAAATAAACTAATTTGTTCTTGGCAGGAATTGAAGTAATAGTATACCCTTGCTTTGATATAAAATCTTTCAGCAAATCATCTACTTCTATTTTAGTAAGGGCTTTTTCGTGTCCGAAACCCCTTAGTTCATCTTGGTTTAATTGGTCAATTAGTTCTTTAATTGTGCTCTTTCCATCTCCCTTGATAAATGGTGGAACACGTAAAGCTGCTGCTTCTGCCTTCCCATTGATTACTAAAACACGATAATCCTTACCTTGGATTTGTTTTTCAATTATAATATCATCTACATCGTTGCTTAACATCAGCTTAAAAGCATTGCTGAGCTCAGCTGGGGAACTTAGATTTGTACATACGGAATGTCCTTGATGTCCGCTATTGGGCTTTAAAACTAGTGGATATCCATATTCTTGAGCAAAATTTAAAGCATCGTCGACTGTTGCACATCTGCAGCTTGGGGGAGTTGGAATAGAAACTTCATTTAAAAGATACTTAGTCAAAGTTTTATCACAAGCTATATCTACAGCCACGCTGCTAGTATTTTCATAGAGAGTGGCAGCTATAATTTTTTGATATTTGCCGTAGCCTAAACGCAAAATCCCACTATTATCTATATCAGAAACGGGAATTCCTCTTTTTCTAGCTTCTTCAGCAATTGCTCTGGTACTAAATCCCATTTCATAATTTAGGCATGTTGTCTTTAATCTGTTTAGTTCGTTTTCCCACTGAATTTCACAATCCATAATTAATTGATTAATTATATTAATGACTGTTTTGGCACATTCCTCCCCAACTTTTGGATGTTTACAGCCATAAATAATTTGATATACATCATCATTGAGCTGTCTTGTTCTGCCAAATTTACAATCATAACCCAGCAAATACTGCATTTCCAGACAAAGGTGTTCTGTAACATGGGCTAAGTAAGTTCCCTCTTGCAGCCGTCGAATAAATCCTCCCCGGCAGCCCAAGGAACATTTATGTTCCACAAGCCCGGGGAACATTTTAATAATCCTTTCGTTAAAATTCTTTAGTTCCTTAGTTGGTGTATCTACTAAATCTCCTAACTTAACAATCATTTGAACAGTTGGTTTATAGCTAAAAATATTGGGTCCGTCAAAAGATGTTAAATGTTGTATTTCCAAAGGAATTCACTCCTATTGTTTTCTGTAACTATTTTGCTAGAATTTCTAAAGAAATATTTTTGAAATTATAAGGAATGTACCCAACAATAGGAAGTGTAATTAATATCATGATAATGTTGAAAAATCCTAATTTAACAGCTGTTTTTGTAAGCGCCATCTACAGGCGCGTTTTTTATGCAACACAATCTTAACAATACTTCTTTATTTATTAACATGTCCTTAATATTCTCTTAACAGTAGGACTGCATAATTATACTCAAGAAAAATTTAAAGGGGTGTAATAATTTGTTAAAAAAAGCAAGTAAAATCATGACAGTAATGATGCTTCTAGGTATTCTAACAGCAGGTTTAGTTGGCTGCGGCGGCAGCAAAACTGAAGGCGGCGATAATGGAGCCTCTGAGGAAAAGACCACAATTACTGTAGCAGGTTCTACTTCAGTCCAACCTGTAGCACAGGAATTAGCAGATGCTTTTATGGAAACACATCAAAATATCACAATTAATGTTCAAGGCGGCGGTTCCGGCGTAGGTATTGAATCTGCTAGTAACGGTGCTGCTGACATTGGTACCTCTTCTCGAGAATTAAAACCCGAAGAAAAACCTTTAAAAGAATTTGCCATTGCTAAAGATGGTATTGCCATCGTTGTTAATCCGCAAAACAGTCTAACTGATATTAGCAAGGATCAATTACAAAAAATTTACGCTGGTGAAATTACTAATTGGAAAGATATTAACGGTAAAGATGCTCCCATCGCCGTTATCACCCGTGAAGAATCTTCAGGAACCAGAGGAGCTTTTCAGGAATTAGTAATGGGTAAAGATGCTCAGGGCAATGAAATTCCCATTGTCAACAGTGCTATTGTACAAAATGGCACAGGTGCAGTTAAACAAGGAGTTGCCACAAATGCAAATGCTATTGGCTTTATCTCCCTAGGTGCCATTGACGATACCGTAAAAGCCGTCTCCATTGATCAAGTAAAACCCTCTAAAGAAACAGTACTCGCTGGAACTTATAAGTTGCAAAGACCCTTCTTATTTTTAACAAAAGAGGAACCTACAGGTGCTGTGAAAGAATTTATTGATTTCGTCTTAAGCCCAGAGGGTCAAAATATCGTAGGCAAGGAATTCATTGCGGTAAAATAAAAAAGCTTAGACTATCTTGCTCTTCCTATAATAACTAACTACTTTATTCAAAACAATTAGCAACAAAAGCAATAGGTTCTTAACGAGCCTATTTGCTTTTGTATATTTAGCAGAACTCTAAAGAGGTGGAGAATTTTGCAAAAAAATTTTTCCGAAAAAATAATTGAAAAGGTTATTTTTACTAGTGCTCTAACTGCTATCCTGGCAGTATTCTTAATTATTCTTTTCGTATTCCAAAAAGGGTTGCCAGCAATACAAGAAGTTGGTTTAACAAATTTCTTACTAGGCAAAGATTGGCTTCCTTCATCCAATGTTTTTGGTATTTTCCCTATGATTATTGGTTCTATTTATGTGACATTAGGTGCACTTATTTTTAGTATTCCTTTGGCAGTACTCTGCGCTCTCTTTTTAGCTGAATTTGCACCTACTAAAATTGGTAGAATTGTACGCAGCGGCATAGAGTTACTGGCAGGAATTCCTTCAGTTGTTTACGGTTTTTTTGGCATGATTGTAATCGTGCCCCTAATTAGCCGTGTCTTTGGAGGTTTTGGCTATAGCTCTTTAGCCGGTTCGGTGATTCTAGCCATTATGATTTTACCGACAATTATTAGCGTTGCTGAAGATGCTATTAACGCTGTTCCTCCAGCATATAAGGAAGGATCTTTGGCTTTAGGGGCAACCCATTGGCAAACAATAACTAAAGTTATCCTTCCAGCTGCCAGCTCAGGTATTTTAGCCGGAGTAGTCTTAGGTATGGGGCGAGCTTTAGGGGAAACCATGGCAGTGATTATGGTTATCGGTAATGCTGCCAAACTACCCGGCTCATTTTTAGAGCCAGTTAGAACATTAACTGCCAACATCGCCATGGAAATGGCTTACTCATCAGGCCTCCATCGGGAAGCACTTTTCGCTACAGGTGTAGTGCTGCTCCTAATGGTTATGTCCCTGAACATTACACTTACCCTGATTATGAAAAGGAGGGTCCTGGCCAGATGAGTACTATGGACGCTAAAGAAATAAATTATCAATCTAACCTTACTGAGCCAAAAGGAGGATCAGTTGGGTTAAGCATTTCTCGCTTTGAGCTGCGTTACCTAACTGAGAAGTTAGCAAAATTCTTGGTTTGGTCTGCTGGTCTTGCCACGATAGGAATTCTTTTGATCATTATTGGCTATATCATTAAAAATGGCTTTCACGTTGTCAACTACCAGTTTCTTTTTGACAACCCCAAGAATATGGGACGCAGCGGAGGTATTTTCTCCACCATCGTCTCTACAGTTTATTTGACCGGATTTGCCATCTTAGTTGCGGCACCTGTAGGCATTGCCGCCAGTATCTATCTGACTGAATATGCTAAAGAAAACTTCTTCTTAAAAGTTATCCGCTTTGGCACAGAAACATTAGCTGGAGTCCCCTCCATCGTTTTTGGTTTGTTCGGTTTTGCTTTTTTTGTTGTTTACCTGGAACTTGGCTGGAGCTTGCTGTCCGGTGGATTAACCTTGGCTCTGATGATTTTGCCAATTATTATTCGGACTACGGAAGAGGCCATAAAAAACGTGCCTAATGCTTATCGGGAAGGAAGCTTGGCCTTAGGTGCTACGAAATGGCACACCATTAAAAATGTTGTACTGCCTGTGGCTCTACCGGCAATTATGACCGGGATTATTTTAGGTATCGGCCGGGCTATTGGGGAAACAGCAGCAGTTGTTTTAACTGCCGGCAGTTCCTTAGGTATTCCCAGCTCTTTGTTAGACCCAGGGCGCACTATGCCTG is from Bacillota bacterium LX-D and encodes:
- the pstC gene encoding phosphate ABC transporter permease subunit PstC, with the translated sequence MLQKNFSEKIIEKVIFTSALTAILAVFLIILFVFQKGLPAIQEVGLTNFLLGKDWLPSSNVFGIFPMIIGSIYVTLGALIFSIPLAVLCALFLAEFAPTKIGRIVRSGIELLAGIPSVVYGFFGMIVIVPLISRVFGGFGYSSLAGSVILAIMILPTIISVAEDAINAVPPAYKEGSLALGATHWQTITKVILPAASSGILAGVVLGMGRALGETMAVIMVIGNAAKLPGSFLEPVRTLTANIAMEMAYSSGLHREALFATGVVLLLMVMSLNITLTLIMKRRVLAR
- a CDS encoding MATE family efflux transporter translates to MDRSEAMQDQKIGSLLFSFSLPAIIGMLVNSLYNIVDRIFVGRGVGAMAIAATTVAFPIMIILMAVSVLIGIGATALISIRLGEQKKEEAEKVAGNAMAMLILLPAILTVFVLLFTEPILSVFGASPAVFPYAKDFVHIIMLGSVFGSISMGMNNFIRAEGNPKMAMSTQIIGAVINGILNYIFIFKLGMGIKGSALSTVIAQFISAAWVLSYFFIGRSLVKIRLKNLKLQGPVLVSIMTIGFAPFAMQVANSIQQLILNKTLMFYSGDLALSAVGIMLSISTLLFMPILGLSQGAQPIIGYNYGAQQFDRVKETFKKAAIAGTCIALIGYLMISIWPSQIVGLFSKGDTELTTLTIHAMHVYLALFPVVGFQIIGSHYFQAVGKAVQSAILSLSRQLLLFIPLLLILPRFWGAEGVWMTAPLADLLSVMLTASFVYFELKKLGKDVQAPKSDPILSE
- a CDS encoding MarR family transcriptional regulator; amino-acid sequence: MELEQAKELHSLMFKFMGIFHEKFIAHFRRHFQFEPKLKKNHGKTIHILYQHDGLTATELGKMLDLEKGGLTTIIDQLEEMGLVKRVVDFDDRRKTLLFLTRAGREQMDQAIEELTSGFSNIFHGVSPEEIEDFMLNLKSVVNFLQKL
- the cphA gene encoding cyanophycin synthetase is translated as MEIQHLTSFDGPNIFSYKPTVQMIVKLGDLVDTPTKELKNFNERIIKMFPGLVEHKCSLGCRGGFIRRLQEGTYLAHVTEHLCLEMQYLLGYDCKFGRTRQLNDDVYQIIYGCKHPKVGEECAKTVINIINQLIMDCEIQWENELNRLKTTCLNYEMGFSTRAIAEEARKRGIPVSDIDNSGILRLGYGKYQKIIAATLYENTSSVAVDIACDKTLTKYLLNEVSIPTPPSCRCATVDDALNFAQEYGYPLVLKPNSGHQGHSVCTNLSSPAELSNAFKLMLSNDVDDIIIEKQIQGKDYRVLVINGKAEAAALRVPPFIKGDGKSTIKELIDQLNQDELRGFGHEKALTKIEVDDLLKDFISKQGYTITSIPAKNKLVYLRANANLSTGGMAIDCTDLIHPQNKELAERAAKAIGLDIAGIDIISPDLAIPLVTNQGAIIEVNAAPGIRMHLKPFKGKSRNIVAPILDMIYPPGKPASIPLITITGTNGKTTTTRMIGHVLKKAKYNVGMTTTHGIYFNDNCLEYGDTTGPRSAKKVLNNRLVDIAVLETARGGILRDGLAYEKADIAVFTNLTNDHLGIDNINSLEDLLNVKSLVIEAVHKNGTCVLNADDEWVMKVKEKAQSNIILYSTRPQNPYLLQHVQNGGEVIYQSGEYIYYSNGHVAQKIIKVQHIPATLNGSLKHNIYNSLAAIGALKAFGLPLEQIETSMQSFYSDERTNPGRFNIYEIKDFKVILDYGHNFDGYKFTIEGIKNLQPNRMIGVIGVPGDRRDEDIRQVGELCGESFDYLIIKEDKNLRGRKRTEVANLLYEAAAQKNPFLEIILEEEIALIKALEYAQKGDIIAVFFEEFESLAKILNSKIKNLQV
- the pstA gene encoding phosphate ABC transporter permease PstA is translated as MSTMDAKEINYQSNLTEPKGGSVGLSISRFELRYLTEKLAKFLVWSAGLATIGILLIIIGYIIKNGFHVVNYQFLFDNPKNMGRSGGIFSTIVSTVYLTGFAILVAAPVGIAASIYLTEYAKENFFLKVIRFGTETLAGVPSIVFGLFGFAFFVVYLELGWSLLSGGLTLALMILPIIIRTTEEAIKNVPNAYREGSLALGATKWHTIKNVVLPVALPAIMTGIILGIGRAIGETAAVVLTAGSSLGIPSSLLDPGRTMPVHLYIVSYEGISMDNAYGTAFVLIVALFLMNLLTNKLIKRFTNPAA
- a CDS encoding phosphate ABC transporter substrate-binding protein gives rise to the protein MLKKASKIMTVMMLLGILTAGLVGCGGSKTEGGDNGASEEKTTITVAGSTSVQPVAQELADAFMETHQNITINVQGGGSGVGIESASNGAADIGTSSRELKPEEKPLKEFAIAKDGIAIVVNPQNSLTDISKDQLQKIYAGEITNWKDINGKDAPIAVITREESSGTRGAFQELVMGKDAQGNEIPIVNSAIVQNGTGAVKQGVATNANAIGFISLGAIDDTVKAVSIDQVKPSKETVLAGTYKLQRPFLFLTKEEPTGAVKEFIDFVLSPEGQNIVGKEFIAVK
- a CDS encoding amino acid permease translates to MEKQQSLQGFDLKHLVVMALGNIIGSGIFLASGTVISLAGPGALLAYLLGGFIMLLEVMFIAEMSIVNPAPGSFRVHAAEVFGPGVGFVNGWMFWCSGLLGMASEVTAAAIYTSFWFPTVPLWIFCLIFALIMTIFNFTDVRGLSRIETWLASVKVISLVLFILFGILAVLRLLPFEINVSSHGFTSLNDFLPHGFNGLFAAMLIVLFSFTGTGIIGLAVADTNRPERDLPPAIYIITGTVTALYVLAILFLMLLVPWQQISTAQSPFVTVLQSYGIPYAGMILNFIVLSASLSGLNSSMYSASRMLYSLGKGKQAPALFMKTNEQGVPIYAVGVSSLVLSLTAVLSYVLPRQAFIILLGASGFLAMFNWLTISVTHYFYRQKVLRECPEKLKYKVPGYPYGTFLAIVLIAAVLATSPLYAGQVPSLIGGIGIIGVIILIYFGLELHKRLKVKT